A single genomic interval of Bradyrhizobium sp. AZCC 1693 harbors:
- a CDS encoding type II and III secretion system protein family protein, with protein MKGGRVSGKAGGRLLALGAIALGAALVLFDSADRAVAADRRGSSSGVFVSEMNDVQRVKVTLNKSRTFRVDTAFATIVAGSPDIVDVKSLSDHLIYIQGKQTGTTNVILFDSSMKQIGILDVEVAIDTGNLQQNIRTSTGMQGIRVSASEGQVVLSGTAVDAVAAERAMAIATSTVPKGGVVVNAMSVAAPQQVMLEVRFLEVNRQAGRNLGVNLYAANANGTNVGNTGLGGVTRAGRSPIGGINTAPGPLGAGGDPVGSPPTGSLPILGAAGTLLGTAGGLAPAPFGSLLTSLIRTSNGGSVDLLVSALETKGLVRRLAEPNLIALSGDAARFLAGGEFPVPIPNTTPSGFPTITIDYKKFGVELAFVPTVLSRGVINLRVEPSVSELDFANAVVIQGTTVPALTRRDARTTVELRDGQSFAIAGLLQTRNRQDVSQLPWIGSVPVLGALFGSKSYQQEETDLVIIVTPRLVAPAAPGQALASPLDSRLPANDVDFFLNGQMEVRKRYNDYVNSGGEVKGPYGHIIAPEVTATIPVPAPAANQPVVKTLN; from the coding sequence ATGAAGGGCGGTCGCGTCTCGGGTAAGGCAGGCGGGAGGCTTCTCGCCTTGGGCGCAATAGCTCTTGGCGCTGCGCTTGTCTTGTTTGATTCCGCTGACCGCGCGGTGGCTGCGGATCGGCGGGGCTCCTCCAGCGGCGTCTTCGTCAGCGAAATGAACGACGTCCAGCGGGTCAAGGTGACCCTCAACAAGTCACGCACCTTCAGGGTCGATACGGCTTTTGCCACGATTGTGGCGGGCTCGCCTGACATCGTCGACGTGAAGTCGCTGAGCGATCACCTGATCTACATCCAGGGCAAGCAGACCGGCACCACCAACGTCATCCTGTTCGATTCGTCGATGAAGCAGATCGGCATCCTCGATGTCGAGGTGGCGATCGATACCGGCAATCTGCAGCAGAACATCCGGACCAGCACCGGCATGCAGGGTATTCGCGTCTCGGCCTCCGAGGGGCAGGTGGTGCTCAGCGGAACCGCCGTCGACGCGGTTGCGGCTGAGCGGGCCATGGCGATCGCCACCAGCACCGTTCCCAAGGGGGGCGTCGTCGTCAACGCCATGAGCGTCGCGGCGCCGCAGCAAGTGATGCTTGAGGTGCGCTTTCTCGAGGTCAACCGGCAGGCCGGCCGTAACCTCGGCGTGAACCTTTATGCGGCGAATGCCAATGGCACTAACGTCGGTAATACCGGCCTGGGCGGTGTCACACGCGCCGGTCGATCACCGATTGGCGGTATTAATACCGCCCCCGGTCCCCTCGGTGCTGGGGGGGACCCTGTCGGTAGTCCTCCGACCGGTAGCCTTCCGATACTCGGAGCGGCGGGAACGCTCTTGGGTACCGCGGGCGGTCTGGCACCTGCGCCGTTCGGAAGTCTGTTGACCAGTCTCATTCGAACCAGCAACGGCGGCTCGGTGGACTTGCTTGTCTCTGCATTGGAAACGAAAGGTTTGGTTCGCCGGTTGGCGGAGCCGAATTTGATCGCGCTTTCCGGCGATGCCGCCCGCTTCCTGGCCGGCGGTGAATTTCCAGTGCCGATACCTAACACGACCCCGAGCGGTTTTCCGACCATCACGATCGACTACAAGAAGTTCGGTGTTGAGCTGGCCTTCGTCCCCACCGTTCTCTCGCGCGGCGTGATCAACCTTCGGGTTGAGCCATCGGTCAGCGAGCTTGATTTCGCCAATGCGGTGGTGATTCAGGGGACGACAGTGCCGGCGTTGACCCGCCGCGATGCGCGCACGACGGTCGAGCTGCGCGACGGCCAGAGCTTTGCCATCGCCGGCCTGCTGCAGACCCGCAACCGCCAGGACGTTTCGCAATTGCCGTGGATTGGCTCGGTGCCCGTGCTTGGAGCCTTGTTCGGCAGCAAGTCGTACCAGCAGGAGGAAACCGATCTCGTCATTATCGTGACGCCGCGCCTGGTTGCGCCGGCGGCGCCCGGCCAGGCGCTGGCGTCGCCGCTCGACTCGCGGCTGCCGGCCAACGATGTCGACTTCTTCCTCAATGGCCAGATGGAAGTGCGCAAGCGCTACAATGACTACGTCAATTCCGGAGGCGAGGTTAAAGGACCCTACGGTCACATCATCGCGCCTGAGGTCACTGCGACGATTCCGGTACCGGCCCCGGCTGCAAACCAGCCGGTGGTGAAAACGCTCAACTGA
- a CDS encoding pilus assembly protein TadG-related protein, whose protein sequence is MRNLLRSRRGSAAFATVIALVPLIGVVALGAEAGSWYVTKQHAQNAADAAAYSGALRLACAIAGATCDTQSVDYRSKEFAAQNAFCNSGDTAYPGTNCAPLPSRISRAVQIDIGDYNGATFTTPAAGIGNAVRARVSQQQPAYLAAVLGLTTVNIPAQAIALVQNPTKLCALALGPDSGALKLGGNLSNNGTGCGLMSDTTVQFASTPSFTGSGWAIYGASGCTPSSTCNNPGVGVPHNYFMPYANNPLSKLDGELFNSRTGNAILSCPLQADGWKHCSPNSAGSGAYGSFTVSNGDQYILDPGTYVFYNATIKITGGQLKGTGVTLVLLGDSRLSITGGTVDLSAPATNSFSSDLNGVLIDDQAPNKTSNQVKINGGGNVSLGGAMYFPHVDVTWNGTTASTNTTCSEVIAKTIDMSGGGYLNTQGCGPVAYTQVVALVQ, encoded by the coding sequence ATGCGTAATCTGCTCCGTTCCCGACGAGGCTCGGCCGCATTCGCAACAGTCATCGCCCTCGTGCCGCTCATCGGAGTGGTCGCACTCGGGGCCGAGGCCGGATCGTGGTACGTCACCAAGCAGCACGCGCAGAACGCCGCCGACGCGGCGGCCTACTCGGGCGCCTTGCGGCTTGCATGCGCTATTGCTGGTGCGACCTGCGACACCCAATCAGTGGATTATCGCAGCAAGGAATTCGCGGCACAGAATGCGTTTTGCAACTCCGGCGACACCGCCTATCCGGGCACCAACTGTGCGCCCCTTCCGAGCAGAATATCGCGGGCCGTGCAGATCGATATCGGCGATTACAATGGGGCCACGTTCACAACGCCGGCTGCAGGCATCGGCAACGCCGTTCGCGCCAGGGTCAGCCAGCAACAGCCTGCCTACTTGGCGGCAGTGCTGGGTTTGACCACCGTGAACATCCCCGCCCAAGCCATTGCTCTCGTTCAGAACCCGACCAAACTGTGTGCGTTGGCACTTGGACCTGACTCAGGCGCACTTAAGCTTGGTGGTAACCTCAGCAACAACGGAACTGGCTGCGGGCTGATGTCGGACACCACTGTTCAGTTTGCCAGCACTCCATCTTTCACGGGTTCGGGATGGGCCATTTACGGTGCAAGTGGCTGCACCCCTTCAAGCACCTGTAACAATCCTGGTGTGGGCGTGCCGCACAACTATTTTATGCCGTACGCAAACAATCCGCTTAGCAAATTAGATGGCGAATTGTTCAACAGTAGGACTGGCAACGCAATCCTATCATGCCCTCTTCAGGCGGATGGGTGGAAGCATTGCTCGCCGAACAGCGCGGGCAGTGGAGCTTACGGTAGTTTCACGGTGTCGAACGGAGACCAGTACATATTGGACCCGGGAACATATGTCTTCTACAACGCAACTATAAAGATTACCGGCGGACAACTGAAAGGCACAGGCGTAACTCTCGTATTGCTCGGAGATTCGCGGCTTAGCATCACCGGGGGTACGGTTGATCTCTCCGCACCTGCTACTAACAGTTTCTCTTCTGATCTGAATGGCGTCCTGATTGATGATCAGGCCCCGAACAAGACCAGCAATCAGGTCAAGATAAACGGTGGTGGTAATGTTAGCCTGGGCGGCGCCATGTACTTCCCCCACGTCGACGTTACCTGGAACGGAACGACTGCCAGCACCAATACGACCTGTTCAGAGGTGATCGCCAAAACAATTGACATGAGCGGTGGCGGCTACCTGAACACGCAAGGGTGTGGTCCCGTCGCGTACACCCAAGTCGTCGCTTTGGTGCAATGA
- a CDS encoding acetyl-CoA C-acyltransferase, translating into MSASLDPVVILSAARTPLSRFMGELSPFSAHKLGAHVIAAALDRAKLAPERIDEVFMGNVLPAGQGQAPARQAARGAGLPDATGATTVNKVCGSGMKATMLAHDIINAGSAAIVLSGGMESMSNAPYLLAKARGGYRAGHDRIIDHMMMDGLEDAYETGRSMGDFGEATAEAYQFTRKDQDTYAVETLTRARKAVEDGAFRAEIAPVTLAERAGPRVIANDEHPLKVDPGKIPGLKPAFRANGTITPAASSANADGAAALILAKRSLADRDGLPVLAEIKGHATHSQEPQWFTTAPIPAIRKLLDKVGWSTGDVDLFEINEAFAVVAMAAQKDLGIAREKLNVNGGACALGHPIGATGARLIVTLLHALEARNLKRGVAALCIGGGEATAIAVERIAR; encoded by the coding sequence ATGTCCGCAAGCCTCGATCCCGTTGTCATCCTTTCCGCCGCCCGCACGCCGCTTAGCCGGTTCATGGGCGAATTGTCCCCCTTCAGCGCGCACAAGCTCGGTGCGCACGTGATCGCCGCCGCACTGGACCGGGCGAAGCTTGCGCCGGAGCGCATTGACGAGGTCTTCATGGGCAACGTGCTGCCGGCTGGACAGGGCCAGGCCCCGGCGCGACAGGCGGCGCGCGGCGCCGGACTGCCAGATGCCACCGGCGCCACCACCGTCAACAAGGTCTGCGGCTCCGGCATGAAGGCGACCATGCTGGCGCATGACATTATCAATGCGGGCTCCGCGGCAATCGTGCTGTCCGGCGGCATGGAGAGCATGAGCAATGCGCCCTATTTGCTGGCCAAGGCGCGCGGCGGCTATCGCGCCGGTCATGACCGGATCATCGATCACATGATGATGGACGGGCTGGAAGACGCCTATGAGACCGGCCGCTCGATGGGCGATTTCGGCGAGGCCACCGCGGAGGCCTATCAGTTCACCCGCAAGGACCAGGACACCTATGCGGTGGAGACGCTGACCCGCGCCCGCAAGGCCGTCGAGGACGGCGCGTTCAGGGCCGAGATCGCGCCGGTCACGCTCGCCGAAAGGGCCGGTCCGCGCGTCATCGCCAATGACGAGCATCCGCTCAAGGTGGACCCTGGCAAGATTCCCGGATTGAAGCCCGCGTTCCGCGCCAACGGCACCATCACGCCGGCCGCCTCCTCCGCCAACGCCGACGGCGCCGCGGCGCTCATTCTCGCCAAGCGCTCGCTCGCCGACCGTGACGGCCTGCCGGTGCTCGCCGAGATCAAGGGCCACGCCACGCACAGCCAGGAGCCGCAATGGTTCACCACCGCGCCGATCCCGGCCATCCGCAAGCTGCTCGACAAGGTCGGCTGGAGCACGGGCGATGTCGACCTGTTCGAAATCAACGAAGCGTTCGCGGTGGTGGCGATGGCGGCGCAGAAGGATCTCGGCATCGCGAGAGAAAAACTCAACGTCAATGGCGGCGCCTGCGCACTCGGCCACCCGATCGGCGCCACCGGCGCGCGATTGATCGTGACGCTGCTGCATGCGCTGGAAGCGCGCAACCTGAAGCGCGGCGTTGCAGCGCTCTGCATCGGCGGCGGTGAAGCTACCGCCATCGCCGTCGAGCGCATCGCTCGCTGA
- a CDS encoding tetratricopeptide repeat protein: protein MAPVDPPGGDPVQEPTDVKYYPSDEPVRLGLEHFNRGAYGIAQRYFKDAVEKSPKDVTAWIGLAASYDRLRRFDLADQAYAQAIRLGGETVQVLNDQGYSYMLRGNLTAARRKFEKAYSLDPGNPVIANNLELLNGSRRFIERPPNNQP, encoded by the coding sequence GTGGCGCCCGTGGATCCGCCGGGCGGGGACCCCGTGCAGGAACCGACCGATGTCAAATACTACCCTTCGGACGAGCCCGTGCGGCTGGGGCTGGAGCATTTCAACCGCGGCGCTTACGGGATCGCCCAGCGCTATTTCAAGGACGCCGTCGAGAAATCGCCGAAGGACGTGACGGCCTGGATCGGGCTCGCAGCGAGCTACGATCGGTTGCGTCGCTTTGATCTTGCCGATCAGGCTTATGCGCAGGCGATTCGGCTGGGGGGCGAAACCGTTCAGGTCCTGAATGATCAGGGATATTCGTACATGCTGCGCGGCAATCTGACTGCGGCGCGGCGAAAGTTTGAGAAGGCTTATTCGCTCGATCCGGGCAACCCGGTGATCGCCAATAACCTCGAGCTACTCAATGGCAGCCGGCGGTTCATTGAAAGGCCGCCGAATAATCAGCCATAA
- a CDS encoding TadE/TadG family type IV pilus assembly protein has protein sequence MRKLDQRGVAAFEFILVFVPLFTLMFAIFDLGRYAITMQSLRTLASAGARAVMINCYTPAVLQSPPQSPSGCTGDPLSTTGKQNAAPFLYFGGLTPTLNVTSSGNNLTVTASQAGFTMLMPIWGTALNAPSASTSIPF, from the coding sequence ATGAGAAAGCTCGATCAGCGCGGTGTCGCGGCGTTCGAATTTATCCTCGTCTTCGTGCCGCTTTTCACATTGATGTTCGCCATCTTCGATCTCGGACGCTATGCGATCACCATGCAGTCCTTGCGGACGCTCGCGAGCGCCGGTGCCCGTGCGGTCATGATCAACTGCTACACGCCCGCCGTGCTTCAAAGCCCGCCTCAGTCGCCCTCCGGCTGCACCGGCGATCCCCTGTCCACGACCGGTAAGCAGAACGCGGCGCCGTTCCTGTATTTCGGCGGTCTCACCCCTACGCTGAACGTGACGTCCAGCGGCAACAATTTGACTGTCACAGCTTCCCAAGCAGGCTTTACCATGCTGATGCCGATATGGGGCACCGCACTCAATGCGCCGAGCGCGTCCACCTCAATTCCGTTCTAG